GTTTTCCTTAGCCATGGTCCAAAATTGGAAGGCGCAAACTTGAGCTAAGGTATAATCTATATAGTAGAAAGGATTGCCAAAGATGTGCCCCTGTCTAAACCAAAAACCACCTCTATCTAAGAAGCTGTTGGCTTCATAGTCTCGATGGGGTAAGTATTTTTTTTCAAGTTCCCGCCACATCCTTTTTCTTTCAGCAGGGCTTGCTTCTGGGTTTTCATATACCCAATGTTGAAATTCATCTACCAAAACACCGTAGGGAATAAATAATAATGCACCACTTAAATGAGCAAATTTATATTTTGTTACATCTTCTTGAAAGAATAAATCCATCCATGGCCATGCGAAAAACTCCATACTCATAGAATGAATTTCACAAGCCTCCAAGGTAGGCCATATATACTCGGGTACTTCGTAGTTTCTGCTGCAATATACTTGAAAAGCATGACCGGCCTCATGTGTCAGTACATCTACATCCCCCGATGTTCCATTAAAATTGGAGAATATAAAGGGTGACTTATACTTGCTCAAATAGGTACAGTATCCTCCTCCCGCTTTGCCTTTTTTCGTTACTAAATCTAACAGCTCTTTTTGTAACATATAGTTAAAAAATTCATCGGTTTCTGGTGATAACGCTTCATACATTTTCTTTCCCTGATCAATAATCCAGTCAGGAGAACCTTTCGGAAAGGCATTTCCTGTTAAAAATTCCAAAGACTCATCATAATATTTCAAGCTGTCCAGCTGAAGTCTTTTTACTTGTCTTTCTCTTAGCTTTGTAGCTAATGGAACAACATCTGCTAAAACTTGCTTTCTATAATTAGCCACCATTTCTGCATGATAATCGGTTCTCGTA
The sequence above is drawn from the Clostridium formicaceticum genome and encodes:
- a CDS encoding M3 family oligoendopeptidase translates to MLTFKDYQYKRPNMERFQKEFETLLSQFSNASSFPIQDYVMRKINTLRSEFETMEALVHIRHTIDTTDEYYEKENDFIDEIRPVYEGLIHKYHQALTHSKHRKQLEERWGEQLFRIAEIQLKTFSDEVIQDLQRENKLASQYTKLRASAKIMFEGEERNLSQMIPFMESKDRSVRKAAQEAFSSFFVEKEEEFDAIYDGLVKVRTSIAKKLGYENFVALAYARLTRTDYHAEMVANYRKQVLADVVPLATKLRERQVKRLQLDSLKYYDESLEFLTGNAFPKGSPDWIIDQGKKMYEALSPETDEFFNYMLQKELLDLVTKKGKAGGGYCTYLSKYKSPFIFSNFNGTSGDVDVLTHEAGHAFQVYCSRNYEVPEYIWPTLEACEIHSMSMEFFAWPWMDLFFQEDVTKYKFAHLSGALLFIPYGVLVDEFQHWVYENPEASPAERKRMWRELEKKYLPHRDYEANSFLDRGGFWFRQGHIFGNPFYYIDYTLAQVCAFQFWTMAKENKEKAWQYYLTLCKAGGSKSFLELVALAGLRNPFEDGCIRSIIPPIEAWLNAVDDIKL